One genomic window of Anguilla anguilla isolate fAngAng1 chromosome 13, fAngAng1.pri, whole genome shotgun sequence includes the following:
- the c13h1orf158 gene encoding uncharacterized protein C1orf158 homolog isoform X2: MAVKRFTRDCRVPTSTHCADYRPQWDHRPDIFLRREALRRAEGLPAKLLLDHHNIPHSHYLVSHYDETYCRQTSSALPTRRSWHRDKLAWVPERSDHPVKVPPTNFGLAESRWVHSAKRAETAGHMVSVYRSMYPRYPDSAFSPPRSARTPRTLSSHLHPTNRTNKDLGLKRRPLLQVPDHPARLLPPVWAPPTRGALPADSARSAQLQ, translated from the exons ATGGCAGTGAAAAGG TTCACCCGAGATTGCCGCGTGCCGACCAGCACGCACTGCGCAGACTACCGTCCGCAGTGGGACCACAGGCCCGACATCTTCCTGAGGAGAGAAGCACTGCGCAGAGCTGAG GGCCTGCCTGCAAAACTTCTTCTCGACCACCACAACATACCTCATTCTCACTACCTGGTCTCTCACTACGATGAGACTTACTGTCGACAGACTTCCTCTGCTCTGCCGACCCGGCGCTCCTGGCACCGTGACAAGCTGGCCTGGGTTCCAGAAAGATCTGACCATCCAGTTAAAG TTCCGCCGACTAACTTTGGCCTGGCGGAGTCACGGTGGGTTCACTCTGCGAAGCGGGCGGAGACTGCCGGTCACATGGTCAGCGTGTACCGGTCCATGTACCCCCGGTACCCAGACTCGGCCTTCAGCCCGCCCCGCAGCGCCCGCACCCCCCGCACGCTGTCCAGCCACCTGCACCCTACCAACAGAACCAACAAGGACCTGGGGCTGAAACGCAGGCCGCTGCTGCAGGTCCCCGACCACCCGgcccgcctcctccctcccgtCTGGGCCCCGCCGACGCGCGGAGCCCTTCCCGCTGACTCCGCGCGGTCTGCGCAGCTCCAGTGA
- the aadacl4 gene encoding arylacetamide deacetylase-like 4 has translation MGVGLAILIIGFAALFAAFLLLLIGLVYAELMNSEIPPGVTSRPKLHAVHILFVGVAIVGRILERLGLCQQVSIIRWAYARLLVCRRPAAPGLHIRDLTFGEVPVRVYQPTAPSSGGRRGLLYFHGGGWVTGSIDIADEVCRYIAKESETTVVSVGYRLAPEHRYPAALDDCEVATHHFLSVAEAEFGVDPRRVAVGGDSTGGNLAAALCQRLAKKTDGHLSSPCAQVLIYPILQMADFSLPSYQQNHAVPILFRGRAAFYYLQYLNGDVSVCQDVLEGSHVHQDCRLQYGKWLSPELLPPEFLARGYRPVEPPPYDGEVYHVVRGGLDPEVSPLLGEDEVVRRTPPAFVLTCEYDVLRDDGLLYRKRLEDLGVGVAWHHVPDGFHGIVSFYNCGWLSFPAARPTLDSIVRYVETL, from the exons ATGGGTGTAGGTTTGGCAATTTTGATAATTGGCTTCGCTGCATTGTTTGCAGCATTCCTTCTGCTCTTAATTGGCCTCGTGTATGCTGAATTAATGAATTCGGAAATTCCTCCTGGGGTAACTAGTCGTCCGAAGCTACACGCCGTTCATATCTTGTTTGTCGGAGTAGCAATCGTG GGCCGGATTCTGGAGCGCCTGGGTCTGTGCCAGCAGGTCAGCATCATCCGCTGGGCCTACGCCCGCCTGCTGGTCTGCAGGAGGCCAGCCGCGCCCGGCCTGCACATCAGAGACCTGACGTTCGGGGAGGTGCCAGTACGGGTTTATCAGCCGACAGCGCCCTCTTCAGGTGGAAGGAGGGGGCTGCTCTATTTCCACGGCGGGGGCTGGGTCACTGGAAGTATTG ACATCGCGGATGAGGTCTGCAGGTACATTGCCAAGGAGTCGGAAACCACGGTTGTGTCAGTTGG TTACCGGCTCGCTCCAGAACACAGATATCCAGCCGCACTGGATGACTGTGAGGTCGCCACCCATCATTTCCTGTCGGTGGCTGAGGCGGAGTTTGGAGTGGACCCACGCAGGGTCGCAGTGGGTGGGGACAGCACTGGCGGCAACCTGGCGGCAGCTCTGTGCCAACGGCTGGCAAAGAAAACGGACGGCCATCTGTCCTCTCCCTGTGCCCAGGTCCTAATCTACCCTATCCTGCAGATGGCAGATTTCAGCTTGCCCTCGTACCAGCAGAACCACGCCGTGCCCATATTGTTTCGCGGCCGGGCTGCCTTCTACTACCTGCAGTACCTGAACGGGGACGTGTCGGTATGCCAGGACGTCCTGGAGGGAAGCCACGTTCACCAGGACTGCAGGCTGCAGTACGGGAAGTGGCTGTCCCCGGAGCTCCTCCCACCCGAGTTCCTGGCGCGGGGGTACAGGCCGGTGGAGCCGCCGCCCTACGACGGCGAGGTGTACCACGTCGTCCGGGGGGGCCTGGACCCCGAGGTGTCCCCCCTGCTGGGAGAGGACGAGGTCGTCCGTCGGACGCCCCCCGCCTTCGTCCTCACCTGCGAGTACGACGTCCTGAGGGACGACGGGCTGCTGTACCGCAAGCGCCTGGAGGACctgggggtgggcgtggcctggcaCCATGTCCCCGACGGCTTCCACGGGATCGTCAGCTTCTACAACTGCGGGTGGCTCAGCTTCCCCGCGGCGCGGCCCACCCTGGACAGCATCGTGCGCTATGTGGAGACGCTCTGA
- the LOC118211931 gene encoding kelch domain-containing protein 7A-like, translating to MRVAEDLLGIQVDTQMLAKLALSVAGVLLVSWAYRFYNSRRWHVRQDGPGTQQADRLGAHREPDAGTSSEGSADNCEEELLRSNEVSPRETLLQQCKHSPREPPNIPSPGEMPLEQCMHSPEEPQNIPSVGETFSDQHEDSPGELHNIPSSGETFSDQYEDSPPKPQNILSPGETFLEKYKYSSVETQSSAYLGHVEPDVAIVRGEENLNHNPNLPTKESMVRHDPPKIKQTPVAHDRSTQGALHTNCEEAEGWPDADLVLDTSLSPPPMEDLDHVGVSPTGRRSPCKQERLEPSTSMGQELRQDLGHLANSSHLLTKEEVRTEGTDYLQERDGDAPVEAHGSTYDNHIQSSLQSVSDESLLASPSIQNLIGELQEDTTSHDPLSLKQPEVSCYHDGKAIHQLSHSLTPPLNLQDLVLPSVQEHSFAASLDPPSPGRQGLVRKDSYIHIVENDDLQIPFLNPRASTSPSMLSSQTLSSEGPCSKPHSPVKDPTVPGGDTSEETGLEGAERLTILQIPKEGSSPELERLQGRLDLGNCLHTLSLARKEGHASLQHAALKVMSDNYLQVLQDPGLYGSLKGGDRDLIQKLRTRGKRCLVVADLDQQDLVGSDSGLPKTSSSLYYYDDLKDSWNFLCPLPKEVVSRGSAMCVMDNYLFVTLGCQGLGREVQPSRRAFCYNPATSIWKEISPMNEARPQCKLVALGGYVYAIGGECLSSVERYDPRTGRWAFVASMPNDTFAVAHRATVCNGELFVSGGTLRYTLLRYNPATNTWRRSLIVGSKERTIEMVAVKNFLYRFDVGSTSGVSVYRYHVAARLWYECCSRKLPRCLAFQCAVIDDVIYCVSRQATMRFLADEVSPAFIAEDLSVLSAAKGTLFPFILVLPEMEALQTSV from the coding sequence ATGCGAGTGGCAGAGGACCTCTTAGGTATCCAGGTCGATACACAGATGTTGGCAAAGCTGGCTCTATCCGTAGCCGGCGTGCTGCTCGTGTCCTGGGCTTACCGGTTCTACAACTCCAGGAGGTGGCACGTACGACAGGATGGTCCAGGGACCCAACAGGCCGACAGGCTAGGAGCGCACCGGGAACCGGACGCAGGTACGTCCTCAGAGGGCTCCgctgacaactgtgaggaagAACTGCTCCGATCGAATGAAGTCTCACCCAGAGAAACATTGTTACAACAGTGCAAGCATTCACCCAGAGAACCTCCAAATATACCATCACCTGGAGAGATGCCATTAGAGCAGTGCATGCACTCACCTGAGGAACCACAGAATATACCGTCAGTTGGAGAAACATTTTCAGATCAACATGAGGACTCACCTGGGGAACTTCACAACATACCATCATCTGGAGAAACGTTTTCAGATCAATATGAAGACTCACCTCCGAAGCCTCAGAATATACTGTCACCTGGAGAAACCTTTTTAGAGAAATACAAGTACTCATCTGTAGAAACTCAGAGCTCAGCTTATCTGGGCCATGTCGAGCCTGACGTAGCAATTGTAAGAGGAGAAGAAAACCTGAACCACAATCCAAACCTGCCAACGAAGGAGAGTATGGTGCGACATGatccccccaaaataaaacagacaccAGTGGCACATGACCGCAGCACCCAGGGAGCTCTCCACACCAACTGCGAGGAGGCAGAGGGATGGCCGGATGCTGATCTTGTTCTGGACacttctctgtctccccctcccatgGAAGACCTGGACCATGTTGGGGTGAGTCCAACTGGGAGGCGATCCCCGTGCAAGCAAGAGAGGCTGGAGCCAAGCACAAGCATGGGCCAGGAGCTGAGGCAGGATCTGGGTCACCTGGCAAACTCCTCCCATCTTCTGACCAAGGAAGAGGTCAGGACAGAAGGCACAGATTATCTGCAGGAGAGGGATGGGGATGCCCCAGTTGAGGCACACGGGAGCACCTATGACAACCACATACAGTCCTCATTGCAGTCAGTCTCAGATGAGAGTCTGTTGGCCAGCCCCTCCATCCAAAATCTCATTGGTGAGCTCCAAGAGGATACTACGTCACATGACCCACTGAGCCTTAAGCAGCCAGAGGTGAGTTGTTACCATGATGGCAAAGCCATCCATCAGTTGAGCCATTCCCTTACCCCACCTCTCAACCTGCAGGACCTTGTTCTCCCCTCTGTACAGGAGCACTCCTTCGCAGCCAGCCttgaccccccttcccctggACGGCAGGGGCTTGTGCGAAAGGACAGCTACATTCACATTGTAGAGAATGATGACCTCCAAATCCCTTTCCTCAACCCTAGGGCTTCTACATCACCGAGCATGCTCAGTTCTCAAACCCTGTCTTCAGAAGGCCCGTGCTCAAAGCCCCATAGTCCTGTAAAAGATCCCACAGTCCCCGGTGGGGATACTTCTGAAGAAACAGGACTGGAGGGTGCAGAAAGATTGACCATTTTACAGATACCCAAAGAAGGAAGCAGTCCAGAGCTGGAGAGATTGCAGGGAAGACTAGACCTAGGAAACTGTCTTCATACTCTCAGCCTGGCCAGGAAAGAGGGACATGCCAGCCTGCAGCATGCTGCTCTTAAAGTCATGTCTGACAACTACCTGCAGGTCCTACAGGACCCAGGGCTGTATGGAAGCCTGAAAGGAGGGGACAGGGACTTGATCCAAAAGCTGCGGACAAGGGGTAAGCGGTGCCTGGTGGTGGCTGACTTAGACCAGCAGGACTTGGTGGGGTCAGACTCTGGCCTTCCAAAGACATCGAGCAGTCTCTATTACTACGATGATCTCAAAGATTCCTGGAACTTCCTGTGCCCCCTCCCTAAGGAGGTGGTGTCCAGGGGCTCCGCCATGTGTGTAATGGACAACTACCTCTTTGTCACTTTGGGCTGCCAGGGCTTGGGCCGGGAGGTGCAGCCATCAAGGAGGGCGTTCTGCTACAACCCGGCCACATCCATCTGGAAGGAGATCAGCCCCATGAACGAGGCCCGGCCCCAGTGCAAGCTGGTAGCCCTGGGGGGCTACGTGTATGCCATCGGGGGGGAGTGTCTCAGCAGCGTGGAGCGATATGACCCCCGGACAGGCCGCTGGGCCTTCGTTGCTTCCATGCCCAACGACACCTTCGCCGTGGCCCACCGTGCCACTGTCTGCAATGGGGAGCTGTTCGTCTCTGGGGGCACCCTGAGGTACACCCTGCTCCGTTATAACCCAGCCACCAACAcctggaggcggagcctgaTTGTGGGCAGTAAGGAGAGGACCATCGAAATGGTAGCAGTGAAGAACTTCCTGTATCGGTTCGATGTGGGCTCTACTTCTGGTGTCAGCGTGTACCGCTACCATGTGGCCGCCCGACTCTGGTACGAGTGCTGCTCCCGGAAGCTGCCCCGCTGCCTCGCCTTCCAATGCGCAGtcattgatgatgtcatctaCTGCGTGAGCCGGCAGGCCACCATGAGGTTCCTGGCAGACGAGGTCTCTCCGGCCTTCATTGCTGAGGACTTGAGTGTCCTTTCTGCAGCCAAGGGCACCCTGTTTCCATTCATTCTGGTGCTTCCTGAAATGGAGGCTCTCCAGACCAGTGTTTAA
- the c13h1orf158 gene encoding uncharacterized protein C1orf158 homolog isoform X1, whose translation METDDKWAKPGWRIEQKYGNKVLIGNWAEERLQFTRDCRVPTSTHCADYRPQWDHRPDIFLRREALRRAEGLPAKLLLDHHNIPHSHYLVSHYDETYCRQTSSALPTRRSWHRDKLAWVPERSDHPVKVPPTNFGLAESRWVHSAKRAETAGHMVSVYRSMYPRYPDSAFSPPRSARTPRTLSSHLHPTNRTNKDLGLKRRPLLQVPDHPARLLPPVWAPPTRGALPADSARSAQLQ comes from the exons ATGGAGACGGACGACAAATGGGCGAAGCCCGGCTGGAGGATCGAGCAGAAGTACGGCAACAAAGTGCTGATCGGAAACTGGGCAGAGGAGAGGCTACAG TTCACCCGAGATTGCCGCGTGCCGACCAGCACGCACTGCGCAGACTACCGTCCGCAGTGGGACCACAGGCCCGACATCTTCCTGAGGAGAGAAGCACTGCGCAGAGCTGAG GGCCTGCCTGCAAAACTTCTTCTCGACCACCACAACATACCTCATTCTCACTACCTGGTCTCTCACTACGATGAGACTTACTGTCGACAGACTTCCTCTGCTCTGCCGACCCGGCGCTCCTGGCACCGTGACAAGCTGGCCTGGGTTCCAGAAAGATCTGACCATCCAGTTAAAG TTCCGCCGACTAACTTTGGCCTGGCGGAGTCACGGTGGGTTCACTCTGCGAAGCGGGCGGAGACTGCCGGTCACATGGTCAGCGTGTACCGGTCCATGTACCCCCGGTACCCAGACTCGGCCTTCAGCCCGCCCCGCAGCGCCCGCACCCCCCGCACGCTGTCCAGCCACCTGCACCCTACCAACAGAACCAACAAGGACCTGGGGCTGAAACGCAGGCCGCTGCTGCAGGTCCCCGACCACCCGgcccgcctcctccctcccgtCTGGGCCCCGCCGACGCGCGGAGCCCTTCCCGCTGACTCCGCGCGGTCTGCGCAGCTCCAGTGA